The Leifsonia williamsii genome includes a region encoding these proteins:
- a CDS encoding DUF917 domain-containing protein — translation MRTLGPGRLDALSRGFSLLGSGGGGTTTLLRLMAARAPVWPVRLHDVADLDPATPCATVAFAGSTHLLTERIPAATAFDPLLAAAERWTGVAARAVCAMEGGGMNGLSPLLVADRLAVVDADCMGRALPRLDQVSLLVDEVPGVVTVCDTGRGVVVIESARAADVESQVRAAIVQAGGTAAVLMAGFTVGDLREHAVNGTISRALELGERMTEAVSGSADALVSALGGRLVGAGRVTRIEPSAHDPYVSALQVDGDDGSLLRLVAGSELLAVVRDGETVAATPEIIVALDTLSRDILQADGVTLARHVTVLALPAPAWWTERAARLRRITPSAFGLDGVDGPGGVDGLDGPAGSAGVDGDGVDAA, via the coding sequence ATGAGAACCCTCGGCCCCGGGCGCCTCGACGCGCTGAGCCGGGGGTTCTCGCTGCTCGGCTCGGGCGGCGGAGGGACCACCACGCTGCTACGGCTGATGGCGGCGCGGGCGCCGGTATGGCCGGTGCGCCTCCACGATGTCGCCGACCTCGACCCGGCGACGCCCTGCGCGACCGTCGCGTTCGCCGGCTCCACCCACCTGCTGACCGAGCGCATCCCGGCGGCCACCGCCTTCGACCCGCTGCTCGCCGCCGCCGAGCGCTGGACCGGCGTGGCGGCGCGGGCCGTGTGCGCGATGGAAGGCGGCGGCATGAACGGCCTCAGCCCGCTGCTGGTGGCGGACCGCCTCGCGGTGGTCGACGCCGACTGCATGGGCCGCGCCCTCCCCCGGCTCGACCAGGTCTCGCTGCTGGTCGACGAGGTGCCCGGCGTCGTCACCGTCTGCGACACCGGGAGGGGCGTCGTCGTCATCGAGAGCGCGCGCGCCGCCGATGTGGAGTCGCAGGTGCGTGCGGCGATCGTCCAAGCGGGCGGCACGGCGGCCGTGCTGATGGCCGGCTTCACCGTCGGCGACCTGCGCGAGCACGCGGTCAACGGCACGATCTCGCGGGCGCTCGAGCTCGGCGAGCGGATGACGGAGGCCGTGTCCGGCAGCGCCGACGCCCTCGTCTCCGCGCTGGGCGGGCGCCTGGTCGGCGCCGGCCGGGTGACGAGGATCGAGCCGTCGGCGCACGACCCCTATGTCAGCGCGCTGCAGGTCGACGGCGACGACGGCTCCCTGCTGCGGCTCGTCGCCGGGTCGGAGCTGCTGGCCGTCGTGCGCGACGGCGAGACCGTCGCCGCCACGCCCGAGATCATCGTGGCGCTCGACACGCTGTCGCGCGACATCCTGCAGGCCGACGGCGTCACGCTCGCCCGGCACGTCACCGTGCTCGCGCTGCCCGCCCCGGCGTGGTGGACCGAGCGCGCGGCGCGGCTGCGGCGCATCACGCCCTCCGCGTTCGGGCTGGACGGGGTGGACGGGCCGGGCGGAGTCGACGGGCTGGACGGGCCGGCCGGATCGGCCGGTGTCGACGGGGACGGGGTGGATGCGGCATGA
- a CDS encoding cysteine hydrolase family protein gives MTSAIPTVLIVIDLQKGVLESCVDADGVVARTAALVDRARAAGTPVVWVQHEEEGDLEHSTEPWEFADALVPAAGETVVAKRYRDAFADTDLDEVLEGLDAARLVVAGAQSDFCIRTTTQSAAVRGYDVTLVGDAHTTTDAEWEGVTISAEQIIAHTNRYFSGLRYPDQLFAVEAAAEVVFGE, from the coding sequence GTGACCTCAGCCATCCCCACCGTCCTGATCGTGATCGACCTGCAGAAGGGCGTGCTCGAAAGCTGCGTCGACGCCGACGGCGTGGTCGCGCGCACCGCCGCACTGGTCGACCGGGCGCGTGCCGCCGGCACCCCCGTCGTCTGGGTGCAGCACGAGGAGGAGGGCGACCTCGAGCACAGCACCGAGCCGTGGGAGTTCGCCGACGCCCTCGTCCCGGCGGCGGGGGAGACGGTGGTGGCGAAGCGCTACCGCGACGCCTTCGCCGACACCGACCTCGACGAGGTGCTGGAGGGACTGGACGCCGCCCGGCTGGTCGTCGCCGGAGCGCAGAGCGACTTCTGCATCCGCACGACCACCCAGAGCGCGGCCGTCCGCGGCTATGACGTCACGCTCGTCGGCGACGCGCACACCACCACGGACGCCGAGTGGGAGGGCGTCACGATCAGCGCCGAGCAGATCATCGCGCACACGAACCGCTACTTCTCCGGCCTGCGCTACCCCGACCAACTCTTCGCCGTGGAAGCGGCGGCGGAGGTCGTGTTCGGGGAGTAG
- a CDS encoding DUF917 domain-containing protein, producing MSWTLTAADLPDLARGATLLGTGGGGDPYIGQMLVARVLEQRPEGERSITILDPDDLADDLFVIPTAQMGAPTVMIEKIPAGTEPTLALRTLEAHLGRTADATMPIECGGINSMIPLIVAAETGLPVVDADGMGRAFPELSMETFAVYGVHGSPLALAGERGETVVIDTGDDDRQMEWLARGVTIRLGGVGHIAEYAMTGADVRRTAVPRTLSMALALGRAIREAREQHRSPFEAIADTLSTTLYSEVRELFSGKVTDVERRTTEGFAKGRATISSLDAADDATLEIRFQNENLIALRDGELVAIVPDLICVTDIESGEPITTEGLRYGQRVRVLGISTPAMMRTAEALAAFGPRAFGLTEEFVPVESLGLARVGSA from the coding sequence ATGAGCTGGACGCTGACCGCGGCCGACCTGCCCGACCTCGCCCGTGGCGCGACCCTGCTCGGCACGGGCGGCGGAGGCGACCCGTACATCGGGCAGATGCTCGTCGCCCGCGTGCTGGAGCAGCGCCCGGAGGGCGAGCGCTCGATCACGATCCTCGACCCGGACGACCTCGCCGACGACCTCTTCGTCATCCCGACCGCGCAAATGGGCGCGCCGACGGTGATGATCGAGAAGATCCCGGCCGGCACCGAGCCGACGCTCGCCCTGCGGACGCTGGAGGCGCACCTCGGCCGCACGGCGGACGCCACCATGCCGATCGAGTGCGGCGGTATCAACTCGATGATCCCGCTGATCGTCGCGGCCGAGACCGGTCTGCCGGTCGTGGACGCGGACGGCATGGGCCGCGCGTTCCCGGAGCTGTCGATGGAGACCTTCGCGGTCTACGGAGTGCACGGCTCCCCGCTGGCCCTCGCGGGCGAGCGCGGCGAGACCGTGGTGATCGACACCGGCGACGACGACCGGCAGATGGAGTGGCTGGCCCGCGGGGTGACCATCCGGCTCGGCGGCGTCGGCCACATCGCCGAGTACGCGATGACCGGCGCCGACGTGCGACGCACGGCGGTGCCCCGCACGCTCTCGATGGCGCTGGCGCTGGGCCGGGCGATCCGGGAGGCGCGCGAGCAGCACCGCTCGCCGTTCGAGGCGATCGCGGACACCCTCTCCACCACCCTCTACTCGGAGGTGCGGGAGCTGTTCAGCGGCAAGGTCACCGACGTCGAGCGGCGCACGACCGAGGGCTTCGCGAAGGGCAGGGCCACCATCTCGTCGCTCGACGCTGCCGACGACGCGACCCTCGAGATCCGGTTCCAGAACGAGAACCTGATCGCCCTGCGCGATGGCGAGCTGGTCGCGATCGTCCCCGACCTGATCTGCGTCACCGACATCGAGTCGGGCGAGCCGATCACGACCGAGGGGCTGCGCTACGGCCAGCGGGTCAGGGTGCTCGGCATCTCGACGCCGGCGATGATGCGCACAGCGGAGGCGCTGGCCGCCTTCGGGCCGCGCGCCTTCGGCCTGACCGAGGAGTTCGTGCCGGTCGAGTCTCTGGGTCTCGCCCGGGTCGGATCGGCCTGA
- a CDS encoding DUF917 domain-containing protein codes for MSWTLTADAIGDLARGAAVLGTGGGGDPYIGSLLARQALAQHGPVTVVGLDEVPDDALVLTVAMMGAPTVMVEKLPSLDEVVAPVHALATYLGRPVTHVACAEIGGVNSTIPVAAAAALGLPLLDADGMGRAFPELQMVLPTLYDVTASPLAFSDEKGNVGVLQTVDNHWTERIARVACVEMGCSVMISGFPMSGAVAREALVGGSLSHSLAIGSGIAEARLAKTDPVAATVARLGGREFFAGKVVDVERATTTGFARGRARIEAPAVESDAAEALELSFQNEHLVAQSGDVTYATTPDLIIVLDAESGEPITTEGLRYGQRVRVVAAPSDPRWHTAEALAMVGPGYFGYDLPSHRFDGTPERELVEAGA; via the coding sequence ATGAGCTGGACCCTGACCGCCGACGCCATCGGCGACCTCGCGCGCGGCGCCGCCGTGCTCGGCACCGGAGGCGGCGGCGACCCGTACATCGGCTCGCTCCTCGCCCGGCAGGCCCTCGCGCAGCACGGCCCCGTCACCGTGGTCGGCCTGGACGAGGTGCCCGACGACGCCCTGGTGCTGACCGTCGCGATGATGGGCGCACCGACCGTCATGGTGGAGAAGCTGCCGAGCCTCGACGAGGTCGTGGCGCCGGTGCACGCGCTGGCCACCTACCTCGGCCGGCCCGTCACGCACGTGGCGTGCGCGGAGATCGGCGGGGTCAACTCCACCATCCCGGTCGCCGCCGCCGCGGCCCTGGGCCTGCCGCTGCTCGACGCCGACGGCATGGGCCGGGCGTTCCCCGAGCTGCAGATGGTGCTGCCGACGCTCTACGACGTGACCGCGTCTCCCCTCGCCTTCAGCGACGAGAAGGGCAACGTCGGCGTGCTGCAGACGGTCGACAACCACTGGACGGAGCGCATCGCCCGCGTCGCGTGCGTCGAGATGGGCTGCTCGGTCATGATCTCGGGCTTCCCCATGAGCGGCGCGGTCGCACGGGAGGCGCTCGTCGGCGGCTCGCTCTCGCACAGCCTGGCCATCGGCTCCGGGATCGCGGAGGCGCGGCTCGCCAAGACCGACCCGGTCGCGGCGACCGTCGCCCGGCTGGGCGGCCGCGAGTTCTTCGCAGGCAAGGTCGTGGACGTCGAGCGCGCGACGACCACCGGGTTCGCCCGCGGCCGCGCGCGCATCGAGGCGCCCGCCGTCGAGAGCGATGCGGCGGAGGCGCTGGAGCTGTCGTTCCAGAACGAGCACCTCGTCGCGCAGTCCGGCGACGTGACCTACGCGACGACGCCCGACCTGATCATCGTGCTCGACGCCGAGAGCGGCGAGCCGATCACGACGGAGGGCCTGCGCTACGGGCAGCGCGTCCGCGTGGTCGCCGCCCCCAGCGACCCGCGCTGGCACACGGCGGAGGCGCTCGCGATGGTCGGCCCCGGATACTTCGGCTACGACCTCCCCTCGCACCGCTTCGACGGCACGCCGGAGCGCGAACTCGTGGAGGCGGGCGCATGA
- a CDS encoding purine-cytosine permease family protein has translation MARTAHADDFALSRVTPDARKPWFGIAVQRFGQVSALSQFLLGATLGYSMTFWEAALALLLGSIILEIIMCIVGIIGQKEGLNTALLARWTGFGEIGASLVGLAIGISLIGWFGIQSAISAQSLDALMPGVMPIWVWSVLFGLAVTAVVAFGFVGMQWLANITVPLFLILVGWSVISELTKHSFGELLTSPAPGPTMTIWQGTGIVAGGLIVGAIITADMTRFNRSRADVVKQTVLGVTLGEFVIGLAGVLLAHAAATGDVVAIVTSSIGFVGLIIVITGTLKINDWNLYSSTLGLVNFISTAFSKNLHRVTTTIVLGVVGTVLAAAGILSAFTGFLTILGVAFPPIAGIIVAEYFFVRKWRGDLDATRASGRLPQYAPRIVPVTLVVWLVSSLVGYFVTWGIPAIWSLLLSIVLYTIAGKLGWVRGVGRATTQQAAPADSAATTPATAGPATAGPEAVATN, from the coding sequence ATGGCACGGACAGCACATGCCGACGACTTCGCCCTCTCCCGCGTGACCCCCGACGCCCGCAAGCCGTGGTTCGGGATCGCGGTGCAGCGGTTCGGCCAGGTCTCTGCGCTCTCTCAGTTCCTGCTCGGGGCGACCCTGGGCTACAGCATGACCTTCTGGGAGGCCGCGCTCGCGCTCCTGCTCGGCTCGATCATCCTCGAGATCATCATGTGCATCGTCGGCATCATCGGGCAGAAGGAGGGGCTCAACACGGCCCTGCTCGCCCGCTGGACCGGCTTCGGAGAGATCGGCGCCTCGCTGGTCGGCCTCGCGATCGGCATCAGCCTGATCGGCTGGTTCGGCATCCAGTCCGCCATCTCCGCGCAGTCGCTCGACGCGCTCATGCCCGGCGTCATGCCGATCTGGGTATGGAGCGTGCTCTTCGGTCTCGCCGTCACCGCGGTCGTGGCGTTCGGCTTCGTCGGGATGCAGTGGCTGGCCAATATCACCGTGCCGCTGTTCCTGATCCTGGTCGGCTGGTCGGTGATCAGCGAGCTGACCAAGCACTCGTTCGGCGAGCTGCTGACCTCGCCCGCGCCCGGCCCGACCATGACCATCTGGCAGGGCACCGGGATCGTCGCCGGCGGCCTGATCGTCGGCGCGATCATCACGGCCGACATGACCCGCTTCAACCGCAGCCGCGCCGACGTCGTGAAGCAGACCGTGCTCGGCGTCACGCTGGGCGAGTTCGTTATCGGCCTGGCCGGCGTGCTGCTCGCCCACGCGGCGGCGACCGGCGACGTCGTCGCGATCGTGACCTCCTCCATCGGCTTCGTCGGCCTGATCATCGTCATCACCGGCACGCTCAAGATCAACGACTGGAACCTCTACTCGTCGACGCTGGGCCTCGTGAACTTCATCTCGACGGCGTTCTCGAAGAACCTCCACCGGGTGACCACGACGATCGTGCTCGGTGTGGTCGGCACCGTGCTGGCGGCGGCGGGCATCCTGTCGGCGTTCACCGGCTTCCTGACCATCCTGGGCGTCGCCTTCCCGCCGATCGCGGGCATCATCGTGGCCGAGTACTTCTTCGTCCGGAAGTGGCGCGGCGACCTCGACGCGACCCGCGCCTCCGGCCGCCTGCCGCAGTACGCGCCGCGGATCGTCCCGGTGACGCTCGTGGTGTGGCTCGTCTCGTCGCTGGTCGGCTACTTCGTCACCTGGGGCATCCCCGCGATCTGGTCGCTGCTGCTCTCGATCGTGCTCTACACGATCGCCGGCAAGCTCGGCTGGGTCCGCGGCGTCGGACGCGCCACCACGCAGCAGGCCGCCCCGGCCGACTCCGCGGCGACGACCCCGGCCACGGCCGGCCCGGCCACGGCCGGCCCGGAGGCGGTCGCCACCAACTGA
- a CDS encoding (deoxy)nucleoside triphosphate pyrophosphohydrolase, producing MPLVPVHVVAAVIEREGRLLACRRAPGKDAAGRWEFPGGKVEPGERPEEALVREIREELGVPIHVGALLDRTTTGRVDLACYAATLAEGAPTASTDHDALQWVAPGDLGALNWADADLAVVARLSPRG from the coding sequence ATGCCCCTCGTTCCCGTCCACGTCGTCGCCGCGGTGATCGAGCGCGAGGGGAGGCTGCTGGCCTGCCGTCGCGCGCCCGGCAAGGACGCGGCGGGCCGGTGGGAGTTCCCCGGCGGCAAGGTCGAGCCCGGCGAGCGGCCGGAGGAGGCGCTGGTGCGGGAGATCCGGGAGGAGCTCGGCGTGCCCATCCACGTCGGCGCCCTGCTCGACCGCACGACCACCGGCCGGGTGGACCTCGCCTGCTACGCGGCCACCCTCGCGGAGGGGGCGCCGACGGCGAGCACCGATCACGACGCGCTGCAGTGGGTCGCACCCGGCGACCTCGGCGCGCTGAACTGGGCCGACGCCGACCTCGCCGTGGTGGCGAGGCTGTCGCCGCGCGGCTAA
- a CDS encoding PucR family transcriptional regulator: MSDRLTLAALLAHPAGGGLHPVAGADPATEWRDLVVGAGETDLPDDGTGLLALLTSAPPATPWQQDALVRRVRDRGYRALAAPGAEGFGPGTRALAERLGLALLAVDEPMALARAAWELVEGRDALTLGYVRRVAQSIEYHADNLADLLRHLSASVGHGVALIDGEGVLLQAGGELPSAVHAAIDFGPWLDTVAVADGSAASVRVDSPSRAGLRLAVFGTGLSTFQLSALGIAAEVAMPAVAARILIDEVADVNDAAVASGLLRDFLERSDDRDAELEQRMLERGWRTTGYHLGFRMIGRSRVDTLQLLRFVTRELTALPLDSHVATSGRGVTGWLSFAAPPAPSRVEEAVRALRMLHASARRSFTVATGIGTLETGPAGLVATIEGAADAARLAADRSATGYFLRIDALGLEQLLLSWTGSDTFVPAAESLLAPLLARGPELVETLTAYLDHESGIAATADALGLHRNTVSTRIARAQELLGLDLADPETRLAVHLACRAVRR; this comes from the coding sequence ATGAGCGACCGCCTGACCCTCGCGGCGCTGCTCGCCCACCCGGCCGGCGGCGGCCTCCACCCGGTGGCGGGGGCGGACCCGGCCACCGAGTGGCGCGACCTCGTCGTCGGCGCGGGCGAGACCGACCTGCCCGATGACGGGACCGGCCTGCTCGCGCTGCTCACCTCCGCTCCCCCGGCCACGCCGTGGCAGCAGGACGCCCTGGTGCGCCGGGTGCGCGACCGCGGCTACCGCGCGCTCGCCGCCCCCGGCGCCGAGGGCTTCGGGCCGGGAACCCGGGCGCTCGCGGAACGGCTCGGTCTGGCCCTGCTCGCCGTGGACGAGCCCATGGCGCTCGCCCGCGCGGCGTGGGAGCTGGTCGAGGGCCGGGACGCCCTGACGCTCGGCTACGTGCGCCGGGTCGCCCAGTCGATCGAGTACCACGCCGACAACCTCGCCGACCTGCTGCGGCACCTCTCGGCGAGCGTCGGGCACGGCGTCGCCCTGATCGACGGGGAGGGCGTGCTGCTGCAGGCGGGAGGCGAGCTGCCGTCGGCGGTGCACGCGGCCATCGACTTCGGGCCCTGGCTCGACACCGTGGCGGTCGCCGACGGCTCTGCGGCGTCCGTCCGCGTCGACAGCCCCAGCCGGGCCGGGCTGCGGCTCGCGGTCTTCGGCACCGGGCTGAGCACGTTCCAGCTCAGCGCGCTCGGCATCGCGGCGGAGGTCGCCATGCCGGCGGTCGCCGCACGCATCCTCATCGACGAGGTCGCCGACGTCAACGACGCCGCTGTCGCCTCCGGGCTGCTGCGCGACTTCCTCGAGCGCAGCGACGACCGCGACGCCGAGCTCGAGCAGCGGATGCTCGAGCGCGGCTGGCGGACCACGGGCTACCACCTGGGGTTCCGGATGATCGGTCGCAGCCGCGTCGACACCCTCCAACTGCTCCGCTTCGTCACCCGCGAGCTGACCGCCCTTCCGCTCGACTCGCACGTCGCCACCAGCGGACGCGGCGTGACGGGGTGGCTGAGCTTCGCCGCGCCTCCCGCCCCCAGCCGGGTCGAGGAGGCCGTGCGTGCGCTGCGCATGCTGCACGCCTCCGCCCGCCGGTCCTTCACCGTCGCCACCGGCATCGGCACGCTCGAGACCGGCCCCGCGGGCCTCGTCGCCACCATCGAGGGCGCAGCCGACGCCGCGCGGCTCGCCGCCGACCGCTCGGCGACCGGGTACTTCCTGCGGATCGACGCGCTCGGGCTGGAGCAGCTGCTGCTGTCGTGGACGGGCAGCGACACCTTCGTGCCGGCGGCGGAGTCGCTGCTCGCCCCGCTGCTCGCCCGCGGCCCCGAGCTGGTCGAGACGCTCACCGCCTACCTCGACCACGAATCCGGCATCGCGGCGACCGCGGACGCGCTGGGACTGCACCGCAACACGGTGTCCACGCGCATCGCCCGGGCGCAGGAGCTGCTCGGCCTCGACCTCGCCGACCCGGAGACACGGCTCGCCGTGCACCTGGCCTGCCGGGCGGTGCGGCGGTGA
- a CDS encoding hydantoinase/oxoprolinase family protein, whose amino-acid sequence MHIGIDVGGTNTDAVLMDGRTTLAGVKNSTSPDVTSGIISAIEALREARGFDGGDIDAVMIGTTHFINALVQAKRLAPTAALRLGLPATKALPPLVDWPETLIEAIGGRSYLAHGGYEFDGRPISPLDVAELKGIAADMAAAGVRSVAISSVFSPVNHDVETQAAAVIAAELGEGVAISLSHEIGRIGLLERENATIINAALRELASEIVDGLTSAVRAQGIDAPIFLSQNDGTLMDEDYVRLYPVATFASGPTNSMRGAALTSGLETCAVVDIGGTTADIGLLINGFPRETANEVKVAGVRTNFRMPDVLSIGIGGGSIVDTETAEVGPESVGYRLTSEALVFGGSTLTATDIAVAAGRAQVGDPSKVAHLDPAFVQRVLARIAERIAEAVDRMRTSPDPIPVVAVGGGSILLPDELPIFGAVHRPENYAVANAIGASIAQVGGEIDKVYAVEPGRREQAIAAVRAEAVDKAIAAGASPSSVAIVDFDEVPIPYLPGNATRIRVKAVGDLAMGVRV is encoded by the coding sequence ATGCACATCGGCATCGACGTCGGCGGCACCAACACCGACGCAGTGCTCATGGACGGCCGGACCACCCTCGCCGGCGTCAAGAACTCGACCAGCCCGGATGTCACGAGCGGCATCATCAGCGCCATCGAGGCGCTGCGGGAGGCGCGCGGCTTCGACGGCGGCGACATCGACGCCGTGATGATCGGCACCACGCACTTCATCAACGCGCTGGTGCAGGCGAAGCGGCTGGCCCCGACCGCGGCCCTGCGCCTCGGCCTCCCGGCCACCAAGGCCCTCCCCCCGCTCGTGGACTGGCCGGAGACCCTGATCGAGGCGATCGGAGGCCGCAGCTACCTCGCCCACGGCGGTTACGAGTTCGACGGACGCCCGATCTCACCGCTCGACGTGGCCGAGCTGAAGGGCATCGCGGCCGACATGGCGGCCGCCGGCGTGCGCTCCGTCGCCATCTCGTCGGTGTTCTCGCCCGTGAACCACGACGTGGAGACGCAGGCCGCTGCGGTCATCGCGGCCGAGCTCGGTGAGGGCGTCGCCATCTCGCTCTCGCACGAGATCGGCCGGATCGGCCTGCTCGAGCGCGAGAACGCGACGATCATCAACGCGGCGCTGCGCGAGCTCGCCTCCGAGATCGTGGACGGCCTCACCTCCGCCGTGCGCGCGCAGGGCATCGATGCGCCGATCTTCCTCAGCCAGAACGACGGCACGCTGATGGACGAGGACTACGTGCGCCTCTACCCGGTCGCCACCTTCGCCTCCGGCCCGACGAACTCCATGCGCGGTGCGGCCCTCACCAGCGGACTCGAGACCTGCGCAGTGGTCGACATCGGCGGTACCACGGCCGACATCGGCCTGCTGATCAACGGGTTCCCGCGCGAGACCGCCAACGAGGTCAAGGTGGCCGGCGTGCGCACCAACTTCCGGATGCCGGACGTGCTCTCCATCGGCATCGGCGGCGGCTCGATCGTGGACACCGAGACCGCGGAGGTCGGGCCGGAGTCGGTCGGCTACCGGCTGACCTCCGAGGCGCTCGTCTTCGGCGGGTCGACGCTGACCGCCACCGACATCGCCGTGGCCGCGGGGCGCGCGCAGGTCGGCGACCCGTCGAAGGTCGCCCACCTCGACCCCGCCTTCGTGCAGCGGGTGCTCGCCCGCATCGCCGAGCGCATCGCGGAGGCGGTGGACCGGATGCGGACCTCCCCCGACCCGATCCCCGTCGTCGCCGTGGGCGGCGGCTCCATCCTCCTGCCCGACGAGCTGCCGATCTTCGGCGCCGTGCACCGTCCGGAGAACTACGCCGTCGCGAACGCGATCGGCGCATCCATCGCGCAGGTCGGGGGCGAGATCGACAAGGTGTACGCCGTCGAGCCCGGCCGGCGCGAGCAGGCCATCGCCGCCGTTCGGGCGGAGGCGGTGGACAAGGCGATCGCCGCCGGCGCATCCCCCTCGTCGGTGGCGATCGTCGATTTCGACGAGGTGCCCATCCCCTACCTCCCCGGCAACGCCACGCGCATCCGTGTGAAGGCGGTCGGCGACCTGGCGATGGGGGTGCGGGTATGA
- a CDS encoding DUF1345 domain-containing protein, which translates to MSTVATARRPRVVLGLVASLAAQLAMIAVGLWAVVLEEDAENTIGLLATWCAIGTVYEIVVLIVLGRAARRPATDVGRPSRFEVGRLARTVSMTATILASLIGFTAALQVLGLHNDPQIGSLIDLVGVWSMLLAWGFLHWGFAQIYYQRYYSAEEPMLRFPAPVAAPAPAPRFVDFVYFAFTLGTTFAASDVEVLTSRARWTVVWHSVLSYFFNGLIIVLALNTIMSVGR; encoded by the coding sequence ATGTCGACCGTCGCCACCGCCCGCCGCCCCCGCGTGGTGCTCGGTCTCGTGGCGAGCCTGGCCGCGCAGCTCGCGATGATCGCCGTCGGCCTGTGGGCGGTGGTGCTGGAGGAGGACGCCGAGAACACCATCGGCCTGCTCGCCACCTGGTGCGCGATCGGGACCGTGTACGAGATCGTCGTGCTGATCGTCCTGGGGCGTGCCGCCCGGCGTCCCGCGACGGACGTGGGCCGGCCCTCGCGCTTCGAGGTGGGCCGTCTGGCGCGCACGGTCTCGATGACGGCGACCATCCTCGCCAGCCTGATCGGCTTCACCGCGGCGCTGCAGGTGCTCGGCCTGCACAACGACCCGCAGATCGGCTCGCTGATCGACCTCGTCGGGGTGTGGTCGATGCTCCTGGCGTGGGGCTTCCTGCACTGGGGCTTCGCGCAGATCTACTACCAGCGGTACTACTCGGCGGAGGAGCCGATGCTGCGGTTCCCGGCGCCGGTGGCTGCTCCCGCTCCGGCGCCGCGGTTCGTCGACTTCGTGTACTTCGCGTTCACGCTCGGCACGACCTTCGCCGCCTCCGACGTGGAGGTGCTCACCTCCCGCGCCCGGTGGACCGTCGTGTGGCACTCGGTGCTCAGCTACTTCTTCAACGGCCTCATCATCGTGCTCGCGCTCAACACGATCATGTCGGTCGGGCGCTGA